Proteins from a genomic interval of Diaminobutyricimonas aerilata:
- a CDS encoding diaminopimelate decarboxylase family protein encodes MPVNPLAPEWLREPRDVNALPDRVWSSAVERGADGVVRIGGVGVDEIRERFGTPVYVVDEADVRGRAEHVRAAFDREFARVGSRAAVYYAGKAFLSTEVARWVREAGLRIDVASGGELAVALAAGVEPAALGLHGNNKSDRELDRAVSVGLGAIVLDSEAEIGRVAETARRHGRRQAVRLRVNSGVHAHTHEFLATAREDQKFGVPLTEVERLVAAIRAEDSLEFLGLHSHIGSQIFETQGFAEAANRLLPVHARLLAGGPVPELNLGGGFGIAYTEVDEAPDVAGIAAALADIVADACAELGIPVPAVAVEPGRAIIGPSTVTVYEVGTIKPVEVSLPVPDPVQAGEPVERVAPTGSATRLYVSVDGGMGDNIRPALYGAEYSARVLSRASDAEPVLSRVVGKHCESGDIVVHAEYLPGDIRPGDLLGVPATGAYCWSLASNYNYLGRPPVVAVRDGDARLIVRGETEDDLLARDMGLTTATAPATRTDTGDRA; translated from the coding sequence GTGCCCGTCAATCCGCTCGCTCCCGAGTGGCTGCGTGAGCCGCGTGATGTGAACGCCCTGCCCGACCGCGTCTGGTCGTCGGCGGTGGAACGCGGCGCCGACGGGGTCGTGCGCATCGGGGGCGTCGGCGTGGACGAGATCCGCGAGCGCTTCGGCACCCCCGTCTACGTCGTCGACGAGGCTGATGTGCGTGGGCGTGCGGAGCACGTGCGGGCGGCATTCGATCGTGAGTTCGCGCGCGTCGGCTCCCGCGCGGCGGTGTACTACGCGGGTAAGGCGTTCCTCAGCACAGAGGTCGCACGCTGGGTCCGCGAGGCCGGACTGCGCATCGACGTCGCGAGCGGCGGTGAACTCGCCGTGGCGCTCGCCGCGGGGGTGGAGCCCGCCGCCCTCGGACTGCACGGCAACAACAAGTCCGACCGCGAACTCGATCGTGCGGTGAGCGTCGGGCTCGGCGCGATCGTGCTCGACAGCGAGGCCGAGATCGGCCGGGTCGCCGAGACCGCCCGCCGTCACGGCCGGCGCCAGGCGGTCCGCTTGCGGGTCAACTCCGGCGTGCACGCCCACACCCACGAGTTCCTCGCCACCGCCCGCGAGGACCAGAAGTTCGGCGTACCCCTCACCGAGGTCGAGCGGCTCGTCGCGGCCATCCGCGCCGAGGACTCGCTCGAGTTCCTCGGGCTCCACTCGCACATCGGGTCGCAGATCTTCGAGACCCAGGGCTTCGCCGAGGCCGCGAACCGGCTGCTGCCCGTGCACGCGCGACTGCTCGCCGGCGGGCCGGTGCCCGAGCTCAATCTCGGCGGCGGATTCGGCATCGCCTACACCGAGGTCGACGAGGCACCGGATGTGGCCGGCATCGCCGCCGCCCTCGCCGACATCGTCGCCGACGCGTGCGCCGAGCTCGGCATCCCCGTGCCGGCCGTCGCCGTCGAGCCGGGCCGCGCGATCATCGGTCCGTCGACCGTCACGGTGTATGAAGTGGGCACGATCAAGCCCGTCGAGGTCTCCCTCCCCGTGCCCGACCCCGTGCAGGCGGGGGAGCCGGTCGAGCGCGTGGCGCCGACGGGTTCGGCGACCCGGCTCTACGTGAGCGTCGACGGCGGCATGGGCGACAACATCCGACCGGCGCTGTACGGAGCCGAGTACTCCGCCCGCGTGCTCTCCCGCGCCTCCGACGCCGAGCCGGTGCTCTCGCGGGTCGTCGGCAAGCACTGCGAGAGCGGCGACATCGTCGTGCACGCGGAGTACCTGCCGGGCGACATCCGCCCCGGCGACCTGCTCGGCGTGCCGGCGACCGGCGCGTACTGCTGGTCGCTCGCGAGCAACTACAACTACCTCGGGCGTCCACCCGTCGTCGCGGTGCGCGACGGCGACGCCCGCCTGATCGTCCGCGGCGAGACGGAGGACGACCTCCTCGCCCGCGACATGGGCCTCACCACGGCCACCGCCCCCGCCACCCGAACCGACACCGGAGATCGAGCATGA
- a CDS encoding LmeA family phospholipid-binding protein has translation MSGEQQTVVLEPATPRPRRKRWPIVLSVLLVLIVGGLVAADSLGRHYAQQRLEAEIASRLPEGSGAVDVHIGGFSFLAQYLAGSFDQVILDAPSIAVEGTTASASIVANGVPTDRTTPVRSGTGRLVIDSEALNEVVTPVDAVGGFQLVDGVVRYEGATEFLGLDISFLADLAPSVDDGRILLTPAEVTLTGGGASLRLDQIFPDISRLEVPFCAAELLPRGVVLEDAIIQADALVITVSARDLVLSSDTLSDRGSC, from the coding sequence ATGAGCGGCGAGCAGCAGACCGTGGTGCTCGAGCCGGCCACGCCGCGCCCGCGGCGCAAGCGGTGGCCGATCGTGCTGTCGGTGCTGCTCGTGCTGATCGTCGGCGGCCTCGTCGCGGCGGACTCCCTCGGCCGGCACTACGCCCAGCAGCGCCTCGAGGCGGAGATCGCCTCGCGGTTACCGGAGGGCTCGGGCGCGGTCGACGTGCACATCGGCGGCTTCTCGTTCCTCGCCCAGTACCTGGCCGGCTCGTTCGACCAGGTGATCCTCGACGCCCCGAGCATCGCCGTCGAGGGCACGACCGCGTCGGCGAGCATCGTCGCGAACGGGGTGCCCACGGATCGCACGACGCCGGTGCGCAGCGGCACGGGCCGGCTCGTGATCGACTCCGAGGCGCTCAACGAGGTCGTGACCCCGGTCGACGCGGTGGGCGGTTTCCAGCTGGTCGACGGGGTGGTGCGCTACGAAGGCGCCACCGAGTTCCTCGGGCTCGACATCAGCTTCCTCGCCGATCTCGCCCCGTCCGTGGACGACGGCCGCATCCTCCTCACGCCCGCCGAGGTGACGCTCACCGGTGGGGGAGCGTCGTTGCGGCTCGACCAGATCTTCCCCGACATCTCCCGCCTCGAGGTGCCCTTCTGCGCCGCCGAGCTACTGCCGCGCGGCGTCGTGCTGGAGGACGCGATCATCCAGGCCGACGCGCTGGTCATCACCGTGAGCGCGCGCGACCTCGTGCTCTCGAGCGACACCCTCTCCGACCGGGGCTCGTGCTGA